A DNA window from Brassica napus cultivar Da-Ae chromosome A4, Da-Ae, whole genome shotgun sequence contains the following coding sequences:
- the LOC106446542 gene encoding 50S ribosomal protein L35, chloroplastic-like, with product MASLSMASVILRFSPLRSSPPKIPTHGSVQFARLSSSSLASTHSISGLRAVLPQKISTVVSQNPQRLRSLTVFAHKGYKMKTHKASAKRFRVTGRGKIVRRRSGKQHLLAKKNNKRKLRLSKMHEVSRSDYDNVIGALPYLKVNRKAT from the exons ATGGCATCTCTCTCCATGGCTTCCGTGATCCTCAGATTCTCTCCTCTACGCTCTTCTCCCCCAAAGATTCCCACTCACGGGTCCGTTCAATTCGCTCGACTCAGCTCCTCGAGCCTCGCCTCGACTCACAGCATATCTGGGCTTCGTGCGGTTCTTCCTCAGAAGATATCCACAGTCGTTTCTCAGAATCCCCAAAGGCTTCGGTCTCTTACTGTCTTCGCTCATAAGGGATATAAGATGAAGACCCACAAG GCGTCAGCGAAACGGTTTAGAGTAACGGGGAGGGGGAAGATAGTGAGGAGGAGATCGGGAAAGCAGCATTTGTTAGCtaagaagaacaacaagagGAAGCTGCGTCTTTCCAAAATG CACGAAGTTAGCAGGAGCGACTATGACAACGTCATCGGAGCTCTTCCTTACCTGAAAGTCAACCGAAAGGCGACTTAA
- the LOC106446536 gene encoding LOW QUALITY PROTEIN: QWRF motif-containing protein 4 (The sequence of the model RefSeq protein was modified relative to this genomic sequence to represent the inferred CDS: inserted 1 base in 1 codon), giving the protein MEVLYGSKRAAMAKKLQQPVTDTTRPPLVPAEKNNAVSATRRSKTMEVSSRYRSPTPTKTRRCPSPNVTRTVSSTSQPLSKRAVSAERKRSSTPTTPTNPSTPVSDVSIDLPVSSKKLSTGRVPEGLWPSTMRSLSVSFQSDSVSVPVVKKEKPFVTSSIDRTLRPSSTSVSRKHTPERKRSPLKGKNVSVTQSENGPHSRLIEQHRWPSRMSMNRSLDLGDKVVRTTSLSLSNKSSKPLQKTSTDTARLLSCYENSGLVMSPTNSEDSNSSLDRATSARLHPLSAPGSRAASPSRSSFSSSSSSSSSHSRGMSPLRSANLSCLRASTPPPRGVSPSRLRQTNASTSSPTSVLSFMADVKKGKKASYIEDVHQLRLLYNRYSQWRFANARAEGVRYIQRLIAEETLYNVWHATSELRYHVTSQRIYLQQLKLEIKIEDILSKQMSCLEDWDILEREHISSVAGAIADLEANTLRLPLAGGTKVDLGSLKLAMSSALDVMQTMGSSICSLHSQMEEMNKLVSDLAVIATKEKYMLGKCENLLASTAVMEIEESSRMTHFMQKKQEEVRDDAEXPLLPLTKQVLMNVTTHLEFPRPTLKN; this is encoded by the exons ATGGAAGTTTTATATGGTTCTAAGAGAGCAGCAATGGCCAAGAAGCTACAGCAACCTGTCACCGATACTACAAGACCGCCTCTTGTTCCAGCGGAGAAGAACAATGCAGTCTCTGCCACGCGCCGGTCTAAAACAATGGAGGTCAGTTCAAGATACAGATCACCTACTCCCACTAAAACTCGAAGATGTCCTTCACCTAATGTCACTAGGACTGTGTCATCAACCTCTCAGCCATTATCGAAAAGAGCTGTTTCAGCAGAAAGGAAACGCTCTTCAACGCCAACTACTCCCACAAACCCGTCCACACCGGTTAGTGATGTATCTATAGATTTACCTGTTTCTTCTAAGAAACTATCTACCGGTCGTGTACCTGAAGGGTTATGGCCTTCTACTATGAGGAGCCTCAGCGTTTCGTTTCAGTCTGATTCAGTCTCAGTTCCTGTTGTTAAGAAGGAGAAACCGTTTGTTACTTCTTCTATTGACCGCACATTGAGACCGTCTTCAACGTCTGTCTCAAGGAAACATACGCCTGAGAGGAAGAGAAGTCCACTAAAGGGTAAAAATGTGTCTGTAACTCAATCAGAGAATGGTCCTCATAGTAGGTTAATAGAACAGCATCGGTGGCCTAGTAGAATGTCTATGAACAGAAGCTTGGATCTTGGTGATAAAGTGGTTAGGACAACGTCTCTGTCTTTGTCCAACAAAAGCTCTAAACCTTTGCAGAAAACTTCCACCGACACGGCGAGGCTGTTGTCATGTTATGAAAATAGTGGACTAGTAATGTCTCCAACAAATTCAGAAGATAGTAATAGTTCATTAGATAGAGCAACTTCAGCTAGACTGCACCCATTGTCTGCTCCTGGATCACGCGCTGCTTCTCCAAGCAGATCCtcattttcatcatcatcatcatcctcctcctctcATTCTCGAGGGATGAGTCCTTTGAGAAGCGCGAATCTCTCTTGTTTGAGAGCGTCTACGCCGCCACCAAGAGGTGTAAGTCCTTCCCGGTTAAGACAAACCAACGCGTCTACAAGCAGCCCAACCTCGGTTCTCAGTTTCATGGCTGATGTTAAGAAAGGAAAAAAGGCAAGTTACATTGAAGATGTTCATCAACTGCGCTTGCTATATAATAGATATTCACAATGGCGGTTTGCAAATGCTCGAGCTGAGGGAGTCAGATATATTCAAAGGTTAATCGCAGAG GAGACTCTATACAATGTCTGGCATGCAACATCAGAACTAAGATATCATGTGACAAGTCAAAGAATCTACCTCCAACAGTTGAAGCTAGAAATCAAGATTGAAGATATCTTAAGTAAACAG ATGAGTTGCCTTGAAGATTGGGACATACTTGAGAGAGAACACATTAGTTCTGTAGCTGGTGCCATAGCAGACTTGGAAGCAAATACTCTCCGCCTTCCACTAGCCGGAGGAACAAAG GTGGACCTGGGATCTCTGAAGTTGGCTATGTCCTCAGCACTTGATGTTATGCAGACTATGGGATCATCGATCTGCTCTTTACACTCACAGATGGAAGAGATGAATAAGCTTGTTTCAGATCTCGCTGTTATAgctacaaaagaaaaatatatgctTGGCAAATGTGAAAATCTATTGGCATCAACCGCAGTCATGGAG ATAGAAGAGAGTAGCCGCATGACTCATTTTATGcaaaagaagcaagaagaagtaAGAGATGATGCAG TGCCATTGCTGCCATTGACTAAGCAAGTGCTTATGAACGTAACAACACACTTGGAGTTTCCACGGCCAACTCTTAAAAACTAA
- the LOC106446530 gene encoding DNA-directed RNA polymerase 3, chloroplastic, translating into MAPSSAAASPSLSLNQTPHFHHQTPPITWLKPPPSSALFRRKTLPISAASSSSSTSLSITDKPTSHFHGNLIDTFESHHPTTKGATFIEEPLERNELSARRRLFTQDPPWISALFLKGLTRTVDQTLKLEKKDIDKRKFDSLRRRQVKEETEAWERMVDEYRELEKEMCEKSLAPNLPYVKHMFLGWFQPLRDVIEREQRLQKSKSKKVRAAYAPHIELLPADKMAVIVMHKMMGLVMSGHEDGCIQVVQAAVSIGIAIEHEVGIHNFLKRTRKNNAGDSQEEVKDKQLLRKRVNSLIRRKRIIDALKVVKSEGIKPWGRATQAKLGSRLLELLMETAYVQPPLTQSGDTIPEVRPAFRHKFKTVTKYPGSKMVRRYGVIECDSLLLAGLDKSAKHMLIPYVPMLVPPKRWKGYDKGGYLFLPSYIMRTHGSKKQQDALKDISSKTAHRVFEALDTLGNTKWRVNRKILDVVERLWADGGNIAGLVNREDVPIPEKPLSEDPEEIQTWKWSVRKAKKINRERHSLRCDVELKLSVARKMKDEEGFYYPHNLDFRGRAYPMHPHLNHLSSDLCRGTLEFAEGRPLGKSGLYWLKIHLANLYAGGVEKLSHDGRLAFVENHLDDIIDSAENAVHGKRWWLKAEDPFQCLAACVILAQALKSPSPHSVISNLPIHQDGSCNGLQHYAALGRDSFEAAAVNLVAGDKPADVYSEISLRVHEIMKKDSSKDPESNPTAALAKILINQVDRKLVKQTVMTSVYGVTYVGAREQIKRRLEEKGVITDERMLFAAACYSAKVTLAALGEIFEAARAIMSWLGDCAKIIASDNHPVRWTTPLGLPVVQPYCRSERHLIRTSLQVLALQREGNTVDVRKQRTAFPPNFVHSLDGTHMMMTAVACREAGLNFAGVHDSYWTHACDVDTMNRILREKFVELYSSPILEDLLQSFQESYPTLVFPPVPKRGDFDLKEVLKSQYFFN; encoded by the exons CCTCACTTCCATCACCAAACTCCCCCAATCACCTGGCTTAAACCTCCTCCCTCCTCCGCCCTCTTCCGCCGCAAAACCCTTCCAATCTCAGcagcttcctcctcctcttccacctcTCTCTCAATCACCGACAAACCCACCTCCCACTTCCACGGAAACCTCATCGACACCTTCGAGAGTCACCACCCCACCACTAAAGGAGCCACCTTTATCGAAGAGCCCCTCGAAAGGAACGAACTTTCCGCAAGGAGGAGGCTCTTCACGCAAGACCCACCATGGATCTCCGCGCTCTTCCTCAAGGGTCTGACCAGAACCGTCGACCAGACTCTGAAACTCGAGAAAAAAGACATCGACAAGAGAAAGTTCGATTCTTTGAGGAGGCGGCAAGTGAAGGAAGAGACCGAGGCCTGGGAGAGGATGGTCGACGAGTACAGAGAGCTGGAGAAGGAGATGTGCGAGAAGAGTCTCGCTCCCAATCTACCTTACGTGAAACACATGTTCCTGGGTTGGTTTCAGCCGTTGAGAGATGTGATCGAGAGGGAGCAGAGGCTGCAGAAGAGCAAGAGCAAGAAGGTCAGAGCGGCTTACGCTCCCCACATTGAGCTTTTGCCTGCTGATAAGATGGCTGTTATTGTGATGCATAAGATGATGGGTTTGGTTATGTCTGGACATGAGGATGGGTGTATCCAAGTTGTTCAAGCTGCTGTTAGTATCGGCATAGCAATAGAGCATGAG GTGGGGATTCATAACTTCTTGAAGAGGACTCGGAAGAACAATGCAGGGGACTCACAAGAGGAGGTGAAGGATAAGCAGTTGCTTAGGAAACGTGTCAATAGTTTGATTCGTAGGAAGAGGATTATTGATGCATTAAAAGTGGTGAAAAGTGAAGGTATCAAACCTTGGGGGAGAGCTACACAAGCTAAG CTTGGAAGCCGTCTGCTGGAACTATTAATGGAAACAGCTTATGTGCAACCTCCATTGACCCAGTCAGGAGACACTATACCCGAGGTTCGGCCTGCGTTCAGACACAAGTTTAAGACTGTGACCAAGTATCCAGG GTCAAAGATGGTGAGGAGATACGGAGTTATTGAATGTGACTCGCTCCTGCTTGCAGGGCTGGATAAATCT GCTAAGCATATGTTAATTCCCTATGTTCCGATGTTAGTACCACCAAAGAGATGGAAAGG ATATGACAAGGGTGGTTACTTATTTTTACCTTCCTATATCATGCGTACTCATGGATCCAAGAAACAGCAAGATGCGCTTAAAGATATTAGTTCCAAGACTGCTCATAGAGTATTTGAG GCGTTGGATACACTTGGGAACACCAAGTGGAGGGTCAATAGGAAAATACTTGATGTGGTGGAAAGGCTATGGGCTGATGGAGGCAACATTGCAGGATTAGTTAATCGAGAAGAC GTTCCCATACCAGAGAAACCTTTGTCCGAGGATCCAGAAGAAATCCAAACGTGGAAATGGAGTGTTAGAAAGGCGAAAAAGATTAACAGAGAGAGGCATTCTCTAAGATGTGATGTTGAGCTCAAGCTTTCT GTGGCTAGAAAAATGAAAGACGAGGAAGGATTCTACTACCCTCACAATCTTGACTTCAGGGGTCGTGCATACCCGATGCATCCTCATCTGAATCATCTGAGCTCTGATCTTTGCCGTGGAACCCTGGAGTTTGCTGAAGGACGTCCACTTGGAAAGTCAGGCTTGTATTGGCTCAAAATACATTTAGCGAACCTCTACGCAGGTGGTGTCGAAAAGCTTTCTCACGATGGGCGTCTTGCTTTTGTGGAAAACCATTTGGATGATATAATAGATTCTGCTGAAAATGCTGTTCATGGGAAAAGATGGTGGTTGAAGGCTGAGGATCCTTTTCAGTGTTTGGCTGCATGTGTTATTCTGGCACAAGCCTTGAAAAGCCCTTCACCTCATTCTGTAATCTCCAACTTGCCTATTCATCAG GATGGGTCTTGCAATGGTCTACAGCATTATGCAGCTTTAGGAAGAGATAGT TTTGAAGCTGCAGCAGTTAATCTAGTTGCTGGTGATAAACCAGCTGATGTCTATTCTGAAATTTCATTGAG GGTCCATGAAATAATGAAGAAGGACAGCAGTAAGGATCCTGAGTCAAACCCAACCGCCGCATTGGCAAAGATCCTAATCAATCAA GTGGACAGGAAGCTGGTAAAGCAGACGGTAATGACGTCAGTATATGGTGTTACCTATGTTGGAGCGCGTGAACAGATAAAAAGAAGATTAGAAGAGAAAGGTGTTATCACTGACGAGAGAATGTTATTCGCTGCTGCTTGCTATTCTGCAAAA GTGACACTAGCAGCCCTTGGAGAGATATTTGAAGCGGCACGTGCCATTATGAGTTGGCTTGGTGATTGTGCTAAG ATAATAGCTTCAGATAATCATCCAGTACGATGGACCACGCCTCTTGGACTTCCTGTTGTGCAACCTTATTGCAGAAGTGAAAGACATCTG ATAAGAACATCTCTTCAGGTTTTGGCTCTGCAGCGAGAGGGTAACACG GTGGATGTTAGGAAACAAAGAACAGCGTTTCCTCCAAACTTTGTGCACTCGCTGGACGGCACTCACATGATGATGACTGCTGTTGCATGTCGAGAGGCTGGCCTAAACTTTGCAG GTGTGCATGACTCCTACTGGACGCATGCATGTGATGTTGACACAATGAACAGAATACTTAGAGAAAAATTCGTTGAGCTTTACAGCTCACCAATCCTTGAAGAT TTACTGCAAAGTTTCCAAGAGTCATACCCGACTCTTGTGTTTCCTCCAGTACCAAAGAGAGGGGACTTCGATTTAAAGGAAGTACTCAAATCACAATACTTTTTCAACTGA
- the BNAC04G36740D gene encoding uncharacterized protein BNAC04G36740D, whose amino-acid sequence MSIVLRHRFLVIDLFVVPFHTRHGIAFHYIARNSALHIHQKVPIAALKRSPKAPLKPSKHLQTKPDPVQALSTIDTVLPLNQEQELLDGSITVGAAAPSQTKPDEKPFKAQSTIKAVRSQKPVKERFASSVTTCAAPSPRHVPVPMFCLREKIN is encoded by the coding sequence ATGTCGATTGTGTTAAGACACCGGTTCCTTGTCATAGACCTTTTTGTCGTTCCGTTTCACACAAGACATGGAATCGCTTTTCACTACATCGCTCGTAACTCTGCTTTACATATTCATCAAAAGGTTCCAATCGCCGCTTTGAAACGCTCACCAAAAGCTCCTCTTAAACCTTCAAAACACTTGCAAACTAAACCGGATCCGGTTCAAGCTCTGAGCACGATCGACACTGTGCTGCCGCtgaatcaagaacaagaactgCTTGATGGTTCGATCACAGTGGGTGCTGCTGCTCCATCGCAAACTAAACCTGATGAGAAGCCGTTTAAAGCTCAGAGCACGATCAAGGCTGTGCGGTCGCAGAAACCAGTGAAAGAACGGTTTGCTAGTTCGGTCACAACGTGTGCTGCTCCATCGCCTAGACACGTGCCGGTTCCAATGTTCTGTCTTAGAGAGAAGATTAATTAA